The following proteins come from a genomic window of Pseudomonas cichorii:
- the queD gene encoding 6-carboxytetrahydropterin synthase QueD has protein sequence MEIFKEFTFESAHRLPHVPEGHKCGRLHGHSFRVGIHLSGKVDPHIGWIRDFSEIKAIFKPLYERLDHNYLNDIPGLENPTSENLAKWIWDELKPLLPELSAVRIHETCTSGCEYRGE, from the coding sequence GTGGAAATTTTCAAAGAGTTTACTTTCGAGTCTGCACACCGGCTCCCCCATGTGCCTGAGGGCCATAAATGTGGACGCCTGCACGGGCATTCGTTCCGAGTAGGGATTCATCTGTCCGGCAAGGTCGATCCTCATATTGGCTGGATACGCGACTTCTCCGAGATCAAGGCCATTTTCAAGCCACTGTATGAACGCCTGGATCATAACTACCTCAACGACATCCCTGGTCTGGAAAACCCGACCAGCGAAAATCTGGCGAAATGGATCTGGGACGAGCTGAAACCCCTGCTGCCTGAACTCTCGGCGGTTCGCATTCACGAAACCTGTACCAGTGGATGTGAATATCGCGGCGAGTGA
- a CDS encoding PepSY domain-containing protein, whose protein sequence is MKRLTTLLTAVMLTASAGFALARDIGPDEALRLRDAGTIQSFEKLNEYALSKHPGATITETELENEYGKYVYQIELRDTAGIQWDLKIDAVTGQIYKNYQDK, encoded by the coding sequence ATGAAAAGACTGACCACTTTGCTGACTGCCGTAATGCTCACTGCTTCTGCCGGGTTTGCCCTGGCACGTGATATCGGGCCAGATGAAGCCCTGCGCCTCAGGGATGCAGGAACCATCCAGTCTTTTGAAAAGCTCAACGAATACGCATTGTCCAAGCACCCTGGTGCAACGATCACCGAGACGGAGCTCGAAAACGAATACGGTAAATACGTTTATCAAATCGAATTACGTGATACCGCAGGCATTCAGTGGGACCTGAAAATAGACGCTGTCACCGGGCAGATATACAAGAACTATCAGGATAAGTAA
- a CDS encoding PepSY domain-containing protein, producing the protein MKVEKRLCALLGLGLLCTAAQAKDLNQDEALSLRQRGVILPLEQFIEQALSHHPGAKLLEAELEEKNDLYVYEFELLTTQGVVRELKFNARDGRLLQDEEDD; encoded by the coding sequence ATGAAGGTCGAAAAGCGTCTCTGCGCACTCCTTGGCTTGGGGCTGCTCTGCACTGCGGCTCAAGCCAAGGACCTGAATCAGGACGAGGCACTCAGTTTGCGACAGCGTGGGGTGATCCTGCCTCTTGAGCAATTCATCGAGCAAGCGTTGAGTCATCATCCTGGTGCCAAGCTGCTTGAGGCTGAGCTGGAAGAAAAAAATGACCTGTACGTCTATGAATTCGAGTTGCTGACCACGCAAGGCGTTGTCCGCGAGCTCAAGTTCAACGCACGTGACGGGCGACTCCTGCAAGACGAGGAAGATGATTGA
- a CDS encoding response regulator transcription factor, whose amino-acid sequence MRLLLVEDHVPLADELISALGRQGYAVDWLADGRDAVYQGVSEPYDLIVLDLGLPGLPGLEVLQQWRAKGLAAPVLILTARGSWSERIEGLKAGADDYLTKPFHPEELQLRIQALLRRSHGLANQPTLESAGLNLDESRQCVVRDGVDIQLTSAEFRLLRYFMHHPEQILSKSHLSEHLYDGENERDSNVIEVHVNHLRRKLGRSVVTTRRGQGYLFGGNNA is encoded by the coding sequence ATGCGGCTACTACTGGTTGAGGATCATGTGCCTTTGGCGGATGAACTGATCTCTGCCCTTGGGCGACAAGGTTATGCCGTGGATTGGCTGGCTGACGGCCGTGATGCGGTCTATCAAGGTGTGAGCGAGCCCTATGACCTGATCGTTCTGGATCTGGGGCTGCCAGGTCTTCCCGGTCTTGAGGTGCTTCAACAATGGCGCGCCAAAGGCCTGGCTGCGCCTGTGCTCATTCTTACGGCGCGGGGATCATGGTCAGAGCGCATAGAAGGCTTGAAGGCAGGTGCCGACGATTACCTGACCAAACCCTTTCATCCTGAAGAGTTGCAGTTGCGCATCCAGGCTTTGCTGCGCCGCTCGCATGGGCTGGCCAACCAGCCGACCCTCGAGTCAGCAGGGCTCAATCTGGATGAAAGCCGGCAGTGTGTTGTTCGCGACGGCGTGGATATCCAGCTGACGTCTGCTGAATTCCGTCTGCTTCGTTACTTCATGCACCACCCGGAACAGATCCTCTCCAAGAGTCATCTTTCCGAGCACCTGTACGATGGTGAAAACGAACGCGACTCCAATGTGATAGAAGTCCATGTCAATCACCTGAGGCGAAAGCTCGGGCGTTCGGTGGTCACGACCCGTCGTGGCCAGGGTTATCTGTTCGGTGGTAATAACGCTTGA
- a CDS encoding ATP-binding protein translates to MKSIQRRLSLGLVAVLVAVGLVMAQTSLYLFELGLQRYLEAGLRKESESLLVALVRGPVGIQLDEQRLSAAYQRPLSGHYFRLDFTEGYWRSRSLWDFELPKPLGAGLHSDLELGHTGQSLLVWSADYRKFGQQITVTVAQDYTPVRASFQRMQQIGLGFGLAALILVLVLQRVTVRRALRPLETVREQISQLQQGQRSQLDNQVPLELEPLVAQINHLLAHTEDSLKRSRNALGNLGHALKTPLAVLLSMASSEQLDANPALRKTLHEQLENIRLRLERELNRARLSGDALPGARFDCDAELSSLFSTLRMIHGEHLDLINDVQSGLHLPWDREDILELLGNLLDNACKWADSEVRLNIEPQGQGFTLLVDDDGPGIPESQRAEVFSRGTRLDEQITGHGLGLGIVRDIVEAWGGDLKLLTSPQGGLRVRIDLPERTSP, encoded by the coding sequence TTGAAGTCCATACAGAGGCGCTTGAGCCTCGGTCTCGTTGCAGTGCTGGTCGCTGTGGGTCTGGTGATGGCCCAGACCAGCCTGTACCTGTTTGAGCTGGGTCTGCAACGCTATCTTGAAGCCGGGTTGCGCAAGGAAAGCGAAAGCCTGCTGGTAGCTCTGGTTCGTGGCCCGGTGGGTATTCAACTGGATGAGCAGCGCTTGTCTGCGGCTTATCAGCGACCGCTCTCCGGACACTACTTCCGCCTGGACTTTACCGAAGGCTACTGGCGCTCGCGCTCATTATGGGATTTTGAATTGCCGAAACCCCTGGGTGCAGGTCTTCATTCCGATCTGGAACTGGGACACACCGGGCAATCGCTGCTGGTATGGAGCGCGGACTATCGAAAGTTCGGGCAGCAGATCACAGTGACGGTTGCCCAGGATTACACCCCCGTCAGGGCAAGCTTTCAGCGCATGCAGCAAATAGGCCTGGGATTCGGCCTGGCGGCACTGATTCTGGTGCTGGTTCTGCAGCGCGTCACCGTGCGCCGGGCCTTGCGTCCTCTGGAAACCGTGCGCGAGCAGATATCCCAGTTGCAACAAGGCCAACGCTCGCAACTGGATAACCAGGTCCCCCTCGAACTTGAGCCGCTGGTTGCCCAGATCAACCACTTGCTCGCTCATACCGAAGACAGCCTCAAGCGTTCACGCAATGCCTTGGGTAACCTGGGCCATGCTCTCAAGACGCCCTTGGCTGTTCTGCTCAGCATGGCGTCGAGCGAACAACTGGATGCCAATCCTGCGCTGCGCAAAACCCTCCATGAGCAACTGGAGAACATCCGCCTGCGCCTGGAGCGTGAGTTGAATCGTGCCCGACTGTCCGGTGATGCGCTGCCAGGAGCGCGTTTCGATTGCGATGCAGAATTGTCCAGCCTGTTTTCGACACTGCGCATGATCCATGGCGAACATCTGGACCTGATCAATGATGTCCAGAGCGGTTTGCATTTGCCCTGGGATCGTGAGGACATTCTCGAATTGCTGGGTAACCTGCTGGATAACGCCTGCAAATGGGCTGACAGTGAAGTACGCCTGAATATCGAGCCGCAAGGGCAGGGATTCACGCTGCTGGTCGACGACGATGGACCTGGTATTCCCGAGTCTCAGCGTGCAGAGGTGTTCAGTCGCGGCACCCGCCTTGATGAACAGATCACCGGCCACGGCCTGGGTCTTGGGATCGTGCGCGATATTGTCGAAGCATGGGGCGGTGATCTGAAATTGCTCACCAGTCCGCAAGGTGGGCTGCGCGTGCGTATTGATCTGCCTGAGCGTACTTCTCCCTGA
- the nuoN gene encoding NADH-quinone oxidoreductase subunit NuoN produces MDLTIQHFIALAPLLITSLTIVVVMLAIAWCRNHSQTFLLSVAGLNLALLSIYPALKVAPLAVTPLLQIDSFACLYMAIILASTLACVTMAHAYLGDDKKGYPGNREELYLLILLAAAGGLVLVSAKHLAGLFIGLELLSVPVYGLVAYAFFNKRSLEGGIKYMVLSAAGSAFLLFGMALLYAEAGSLSFDGIGKAIAATGMPSPLASLGLGMMVVGLAFKLSLVPFHLWTPDVYEGAPAPVAAFLATASKVAVFAVLVRLFQISPAASSGVLHDVLAVIAVASILVGNLLALTQNNLKRLLGYSSIAHFGYLMIALVASKGMAVEAIGVYLATYVLTSLGSFGVITMMSSPYSGRDADAMFEYRGLFWRRPYLTAVMTLMMLSLAGIPLTAGFIGKFYIIATGVESHLWWLIGALVLGSAIGVFYYLRVMVTMYLVDNKLPRHDAAFNWAQRTGGVMLLAVAILTFVLGVYPQPLLDLVLNAALAG; encoded by the coding sequence ATGGACCTGACGATTCAACACTTTATTGCGCTTGCCCCACTGCTGATTACCAGCCTCACCATCGTGGTGGTGATGCTGGCAATCGCATGGTGCCGCAATCACTCGCAAACATTCCTGCTATCCGTAGCAGGGCTCAACCTGGCATTGCTGTCGATTTACCCAGCCCTGAAAGTCGCGCCACTGGCCGTGACGCCATTGCTGCAGATCGACAGCTTCGCCTGCCTGTACATGGCAATCATCCTTGCCTCGACCCTGGCATGCGTGACAATGGCGCACGCCTATCTGGGCGACGACAAGAAAGGCTATCCGGGCAACCGTGAAGAGCTTTACCTGCTGATCCTGCTGGCTGCGGCCGGCGGTCTGGTACTGGTGAGTGCCAAGCATCTGGCTGGCCTGTTCATCGGCCTGGAACTGCTGTCGGTACCTGTCTACGGTCTGGTCGCCTACGCCTTCTTCAACAAGCGCTCGCTGGAAGGCGGCATCAAGTACATGGTGCTTTCGGCAGCCGGCTCGGCGTTCCTGCTGTTCGGTATGGCGCTGTTGTACGCAGAGGCAGGCAGCCTGAGCTTCGATGGTATCGGCAAGGCGATTGCCGCTACAGGCATGCCCAGCCCGCTTGCCAGCCTGGGTCTTGGCATGATGGTTGTGGGTCTGGCATTCAAACTGTCGCTGGTCCCGTTCCACCTGTGGACACCGGACGTATACGAGGGCGCCCCTGCCCCGGTTGCTGCTTTCCTGGCAACCGCCAGCAAGGTCGCGGTTTTCGCTGTGCTGGTGCGTCTGTTCCAGATTTCCCCGGCAGCCAGCAGTGGCGTATTGCATGACGTCCTGGCCGTAATCGCCGTGGCTTCGATCCTGGTCGGTAACCTGCTGGCGCTGACCCAGAACAACCTCAAGCGTCTGCTGGGTTATTCGTCCATCGCCCACTTCGGTTACCTGATGATCGCGCTGGTTGCCAGTAAAGGCATGGCCGTTGAGGCAATCGGTGTCTATCTGGCGACCTATGTACTGACCTCGCTGGGCAGCTTCGGTGTAATCACCATGATGTCCTCGCCGTACAGCGGCCGCGATGCCGATGCGATGTTCGAGTACCGCGGCCTGTTCTGGCGCCGTCCGTACCTGACTGCGGTCATGACCCTGATGATGCTGTCTCTGGCGGGTATTCCGCTGACGGCTGGCTTCATCGGCAAGTTCTACATCATCGCCACCGGCGTTGAATCGCACCTGTGGTGGCTGATCGGTGCGCTGGTTCTGGGTAGCGCCATCGGCGTGTTCTACTACCTGCGTGTGATGGTCACGATGTATCTGGTCGACAACAAGCTGCCTCGCCATGATGCGGCCTTCAACTGGGCACAGCGTACAGGCGGCGTGATGCTGCTGGCTGTCGCCATCCTGACCTTCGTACTGGGTGTGTACCCACAACCGTTGCTGGATCTGGTGCTGAATGCAGCCTTGGCAGGCTGA
- the nuoM gene encoding NADH-quinone oxidoreductase subunit M → MILPWLILIPFIGGLLCWLCERVSATLPRWIALLTMSLLLGIGLWLWGVGDYTLSPAPGADPTWTLEFHQQWISRFGISLHLALDGLSLLMIMLTGLLGVLSVLCSWKEIQRNVGFFHLNLMWILGGVVGVFLAIDLFLFFFFWEMMLVPMYFLIALWGHSSSDGKKTRIYAATKFFIFTQASGLIMLVAILGLVLVHFNQTGVITFAYADLLKTRLAPGTEYILMLGFFIAFAVKLPVVPLHSWLPDAHAQAPTAGSVDLAGILLKTAAYGLLRFALPLFPNASAEFAPIAMTLGLVGIFYGAFLAFAQTDIKRLIAFSSVSHMGFVLIGIYSGSQHALQGVVIQMIAHGLSAAALFILSGQLYERLHTRDMREMGGLWSRIAYLPAISLFFAAASLGLPGTGNFVGEFLILLGAFVHSPWITAIATSGLVFGSVYSLIMIHRAYFGPSKSEEILKGMDGRELIMVLGLAVLLIVLGVYPQPFLDTSAATMHGVQQWLGTAFTQLASAR, encoded by the coding sequence ATGATTCTGCCTTGGCTAATCCTGATCCCCTTTATCGGCGGCCTGCTGTGCTGGCTGTGTGAGCGCGTAAGCGCCACACTGCCACGCTGGATCGCGCTGCTGACCATGTCTCTGTTGCTCGGTATCGGCCTGTGGCTGTGGGGCGTCGGTGACTACACCCTGTCTCCGGCCCCTGGCGCTGACCCGACCTGGACCCTGGAATTCCACCAACAGTGGATTTCACGCTTCGGCATCAGCCTGCATCTGGCGCTGGATGGCCTGTCGCTGCTGATGATCATGCTGACCGGTCTGCTCGGCGTGTTGTCCGTGCTGTGTTCCTGGAAGGAAATCCAGCGCAACGTCGGCTTCTTCCACCTCAACCTGATGTGGATTCTCGGCGGTGTGGTTGGCGTGTTCCTGGCCATCGACCTGTTCCTGTTCTTCTTCTTCTGGGAAATGATGCTGGTGCCGATGTATTTCCTCATCGCGCTCTGGGGTCATAGTTCATCGGACGGCAAGAAGACACGAATCTACGCGGCAACCAAGTTCTTCATCTTCACCCAGGCCAGCGGCCTGATCATGCTGGTGGCGATTCTGGGTCTGGTACTGGTTCACTTCAACCAGACCGGCGTGATCACTTTCGCTTACGCCGATCTGCTGAAGACCAGACTGGCTCCGGGCACCGAGTACATCCTGATGCTGGGCTTCTTCATCGCTTTCGCGGTGAAGCTGCCGGTAGTGCCGCTGCACTCCTGGCTGCCGGACGCTCACGCCCAGGCCCCGACTGCCGGTTCCGTCGACCTGGCCGGTATCCTGCTGAAAACCGCTGCCTACGGTCTGCTGCGCTTCGCCCTGCCGCTGTTCCCCAACGCTTCGGCAGAGTTCGCACCGATTGCAATGACCCTCGGCCTGGTCGGTATCTTCTACGGTGCTTTCCTGGCGTTCGCCCAGACCGATATCAAGCGTCTGATCGCGTTCTCCAGCGTCTCGCACATGGGCTTCGTCCTGATCGGTATCTACTCCGGCAGCCAGCACGCCTTGCAGGGCGTGGTGATCCAGATGATTGCCCACGGTCTGTCGGCCGCTGCGCTGTTTATCCTCAGTGGTCAGCTGTACGAGCGTCTGCATACCCGCGACATGCGTGAGATGGGTGGCCTGTGGTCACGCATCGCTTACCTGCCGGCCATCAGCCTGTTCTTCGCGGCCGCGTCTCTGGGTCTGCCGGGCACAGGCAACTTCGTCGGTGAGTTCCTGATCCTGCTGGGTGCTTTCGTTCACTCCCCATGGATCACGGCCATCGCCACTTCCGGTCTGGTGTTCGGTTCTGTCTACTCGCTGATCATGATCCACCGCGCCTACTTTGGCCCTTCCAAGTCCGAGGAAATCCTCAAGGGCATGGATGGACGGGAATTGATCATGGTGCTGGGCCTTGCCGTATTGCTGATCGTGCTGGGGGTTTACCCGCAGCCGTTCCTCGATACTTCGGCAGCGACCATGCACGGCGTGCAGCAATGGCTAGGCACTGCCTTCACTCAACTCGCTTCGGCCCGGTAA
- the nuoL gene encoding NADH-quinone oxidoreductase subunit L, translating to MNLLFLTFVFPLIGFLLLSFSRGRISENLAALIGVGSIGLSALVTAWVIWQFNVAPPEGGRYTQVLWQWMNVDGFTPNFALYLDGLSVTMLGVVVGVGFLIHLFASWYMRGEAGYSRFFSYTNLFIASMLFLILGDNLLFIYFGWEGVGLCSYLLIGFYYSNRNNGNAALKAFIVTRIGDVFMAIGLFILFQQLGTLNIQELLVRAPEHFKVGDFWIVLATLMLLGGAVGKSAQLPLQTWLADAMAGPTPVSALIHAATMVTAGVYLIARTHGLFALAPDILHLVGVVGGVTLVLAGFAALVQTDIKRILAYSTMSQIGYMFLALGVGAWEGAIFHLMTHAFFKALLFLASGAVIVACHHEQNIFKMGGLWKKLPLAYASFIVGGAALAALPLLTAGFYSKDEILWEAFASGNNGLLYAGLAGAFMTSIYTFRLIFIAFHGEAKTEAHAGHGIAHWLPLSVLIVLSTFIGAMITPPLAGVLPQSVGHAGGDAKHSLEIASGAIALAGILLAALLFLGKRRLVTAIANSGPGRLLSAWWFAAWGFDWIYDKLFVKPYLAISHVLRSDPFDRTIGLIPRLVKGGHVTMSRTETGQLRWYAASIAVGAVLVLGAVVLVAV from the coding sequence ATGAACCTACTCTTTCTCACTTTCGTATTTCCCCTGATCGGCTTTCTGCTGCTGTCGTTCTCCCGTGGACGCATCTCGGAAAACCTCGCAGCCCTGATCGGTGTCGGCTCCATCGGCCTTTCAGCGCTGGTCACGGCCTGGGTCATCTGGCAATTCAACGTTGCACCGCCGGAGGGTGGTCGTTACACCCAGGTGCTGTGGCAATGGATGAACGTGGATGGCTTCACTCCCAACTTCGCGCTGTATCTGGATGGCCTATCGGTCACCATGCTCGGCGTTGTGGTTGGCGTGGGCTTCCTGATCCACCTGTTCGCGTCCTGGTACATGCGCGGTGAAGCTGGTTACTCGCGCTTCTTCTCCTACACCAACCTGTTCATTGCCAGCATGTTGTTCCTGATCCTGGGAGACAACCTGCTGTTCATCTACTTCGGTTGGGAAGGCGTGGGCCTGTGCAGCTATCTGTTGATCGGTTTCTACTACAGCAACCGCAACAACGGTAACGCAGCACTGAAAGCCTTCATCGTGACCCGCATCGGCGACGTGTTCATGGCCATCGGCCTGTTCATCCTGTTCCAGCAACTGGGTACGCTGAACATTCAGGAACTGCTGGTTCGTGCTCCTGAGCACTTCAAGGTCGGCGACTTCTGGATCGTGCTGGCAACCCTGATGCTGCTGGGCGGCGCTGTCGGTAAATCCGCACAACTGCCGCTGCAAACCTGGCTGGCAGATGCGATGGCCGGCCCTACTCCGGTTTCGGCACTGATCCACGCAGCAACCATGGTAACGGCAGGCGTTTATCTGATTGCCCGTACCCACGGCCTGTTCGCCCTGGCTCCGGACATTCTGCATCTGGTCGGCGTTGTCGGCGGCGTGACTCTGGTTCTGGCAGGTTTCGCAGCACTGGTACAAACCGACATCAAACGTATCCTCGCCTACTCGACCATGAGCCAGATCGGCTACATGTTCCTGGCCCTGGGCGTTGGTGCCTGGGAAGGCGCGATCTTCCACCTGATGACCCACGCCTTCTTCAAGGCGCTGCTGTTCCTTGCTTCCGGTGCGGTGATCGTTGCCTGCCACCACGAGCAGAACATCTTCAAGATGGGTGGCCTGTGGAAGAAACTGCCTCTGGCCTACGCCAGCTTCATCGTCGGTGGTGCCGCCCTCGCTGCCCTGCCGCTGCTGACAGCCGGTTTCTACTCCAAGGACGAAATCCTCTGGGAAGCTTTCGCCAGCGGTAACAACGGTCTGCTGTATGCAGGTCTGGCCGGCGCGTTCATGACCTCGATCTACACCTTCCGCCTGATCTTCATCGCGTTCCATGGTGAAGCCAAGACCGAAGCCCATGCCGGTCATGGCATCGCTCACTGGCTGCCTCTGTCGGTGCTGATCGTGCTGTCGACTTTCATTGGCGCAATGATCACCCCGCCACTGGCAGGTGTTCTGCCACAAAGCGTTGGTCATGCCGGTGGAGATGCCAAGCACAGTCTGGAAATCGCCTCGGGCGCCATTGCCCTGGCCGGTATCCTGCTGGCGGCCTTGCTGTTCCTGGGCAAGCGTCGTCTGGTAACCGCTATCGCCAACAGCGGCCCTGGCCGTCTCCTGTCAGCCTGGTGGTTCGCTGCATGGGGCTTCGACTGGATCTACGACAAGCTGTTCGTCAAACCTTATCTGGCGATCAGCCATGTGCTGCGTAGCGATCCGTTCGACCGCACCATCGGTTTGATCCCGCGTCTGGTCAAGGGAGGCCATGTGACCATGAGCCGTACCGAGACCGGCCAGTTGCGTTGGTATGCTGCCTCGATAGCCGTGGGTGCCGTTCTGGTACTTGGTGCCGTCGTTCTGGTTGCGGTCTGA
- the nuoK gene encoding NADH-quinone oxidoreductase subunit NuoK: protein MNAIPLEHGLAVAGVLFCLGLVGLIVRRNILFVLMSLEIMMNASALAFVVAGSRWAQPDGQVMFILVITLAAAEASIGLAILMQLYRRFHTLDIDAASEMRG from the coding sequence ATGAATGCTATCCCTCTGGAACATGGCCTGGCGGTCGCCGGGGTGCTGTTCTGTCTTGGCCTGGTCGGCCTGATAGTGCGCCGCAACATTCTTTTTGTGTTGATGAGCCTGGAGATCATGATGAACGCATCTGCTCTGGCGTTCGTCGTTGCCGGTAGCCGCTGGGCACAGCCGGATGGACAGGTCATGTTCATTCTGGTGATCACCCTCGCTGCTGCCGAGGCCAGTATTGGCCTGGCGATCCTGATGCAGCTGTATCGCCGCTTCCACACTCTCGATATCGATGCTGCCAGCGAGATGCGCGGATGA
- the nuoJ gene encoding NADH-quinone oxidoreductase subunit J codes for MEFAFYFASGIAVVSTLRVITNTNPVHALLYLIISLIAVAMTFFSLGAPFAGVLEVIAYAGAIMVLFVFVVMMLNLGPASVQQERAWLKPGIWVGPVILGTLLLAELLYVLFANPTGAGVGHTTVDAKAVGISLFGPYLLVVELASMLLLAAAVTAFHLGRTDTKEPSQ; via the coding sequence ATGGAATTCGCTTTCTATTTCGCATCCGGCATCGCCGTCGTGTCCACCCTGCGGGTGATCACGAACACGAACCCGGTGCACGCCCTGCTCTACCTGATCATTTCGCTGATCGCGGTGGCAATGACCTTTTTCAGCCTCGGCGCTCCTTTCGCCGGCGTTCTGGAAGTCATCGCCTACGCGGGCGCAATCATGGTCCTGTTCGTGTTTGTGGTGATGATGCTGAACCTGGGCCCGGCCTCGGTTCAGCAGGAACGTGCGTGGCTCAAGCCCGGTATCTGGGTGGGACCGGTGATTCTTGGCACTCTGCTGCTGGCTGAACTGCTGTACGTCTTGTTCGCCAACCCGACCGGCGCTGGCGTCGGTCACACCACAGTCGACGCCAAGGCAGTCGGTATCAGCCTGTTCGGGCCTTATCTGCTGGTGGTGGAACTTGCCTCGATGCTGCTGCTTGCAGCAGCCGTGACGGCTTTCCATCTGGGCCGCACCGACACCAAGGAGCCAAGCCAATGA
- the nuoI gene encoding NADH-quinone oxidoreductase subunit NuoI, whose protein sequence is MFKYIGDIVKGTGTQLRSLIMVFGHGFRKRDTLQYPEEPVYLPPRYRGRIVLTRDPDGEERCVACNLCAVACPVGCISLQKAETEDGRWYPDFFRINFSRCIFCGLCEEACPTTAIQLTPDFEMAEFKRQDLVYEKEDLLISGPGKNPDYNFYRVAGMAIAGKPKGSAQNEAEPINVKSLLP, encoded by the coding sequence ATGTTCAAATATATTGGCGACATCGTTAAGGGTACTGGTACCCAGTTGCGCAGCCTGATAATGGTTTTCGGTCACGGCTTCCGCAAACGCGACACCCTGCAATACCCGGAAGAGCCGGTCTATCTGCCACCACGCTATCGTGGCCGTATCGTTCTGACTCGCGACCCAGACGGCGAAGAGCGCTGCGTGGCCTGCAACCTGTGCGCCGTGGCTTGCCCGGTTGGTTGCATTTCATTGCAGAAAGCCGAAACCGAAGACGGCCGCTGGTACCCGGACTTTTTCCGCATCAACTTCTCGCGTTGCATTTTCTGCGGCCTGTGCGAAGAAGCCTGCCCGACCACCGCAATCCAGCTGACACCGGATTTCGAGATGGCCGAGTTCAAACGTCAGGATCTGGTGTACGAGAAAGAAGATCTGCTGATCTCCGGCCCCGGCAAAAACCCTGACTATAACTTCTATCGCGTCGCCGGTATGGCCATCGCTGGCAAGCCCAAGGGCTCTGCACAGAACGAAGCCGAGCCGATCAACGTCAAGAGCTTGCTGCCTTAA
- the nuoH gene encoding NADH-quinone oxidoreductase subunit NuoH has protein sequence MSWLTPDVIDTLFAVLKAIVVLLAVVVCGALLSFVERRLLGWWQDRYGPNRVGPFGMFQIAADMLKMFFKEDWTPPFADKVIFTLAPIVAMSALLIAFAIIPITPTWGVADLNIGLLFFFAMAGLSVYAVLFAGWSSNNKYALLGSLRASAQTVSYEVFMGLALMGIVVQVGSFNMRDIVEYQAQNLWFIIPQFFGFCTFFIAGVAVTHRHPFDQPEAEQELADGYHIEYAGMKWGMFFVGEYIGIILISALLVTLFFGGWHGPFGILPQLSFVWFALKTAFFIMLFILLRASIPRPRYDQVMDFSWKFCLPLTLINLLVTAAIVLLNTPAGSVQ, from the coding sequence ATGAGCTGGCTCACTCCTGATGTGATCGACACCCTCTTCGCGGTCCTCAAAGCCATCGTCGTGCTGCTGGCCGTTGTGGTCTGCGGCGCACTGTTGAGCTTCGTCGAACGTCGCCTGCTGGGCTGGTGGCAGGACCGTTACGGTCCGAACCGTGTTGGCCCGTTCGGCATGTTCCAGATCGCTGCCGACATGCTGAAAATGTTCTTCAAGGAAGACTGGACACCGCCGTTTGCCGACAAGGTGATTTTCACCCTGGCACCGATCGTGGCCATGAGCGCCTTGCTGATTGCCTTCGCAATCATCCCGATCACCCCGACCTGGGGCGTGGCGGACCTGAACATCGGCTTGCTGTTCTTCTTTGCCATGGCCGGTCTTTCGGTCTATGCCGTGCTGTTCGCCGGCTGGTCGAGTAACAACAAGTACGCCCTGCTGGGCAGTCTGCGTGCTTCGGCGCAAACCGTATCCTATGAAGTGTTCATGGGTCTGGCGCTGATGGGCATCGTGGTTCAGGTCGGCTCGTTCAACATGCGCGACATCGTTGAATATCAGGCACAGAACCTGTGGTTCATCATTCCGCAGTTCTTCGGCTTCTGTACGTTCTTCATCGCAGGCGTTGCAGTGACTCACCGTCACCCCTTCGACCAGCCGGAAGCGGAGCAGGAACTGGCCGACGGTTACCACATTGAATATGCCGGCATGAAATGGGGCATGTTCTTCGTGGGCGAGTACATCGGGATCATCCTGATCTCGGCGCTGCTGGTGACCCTGTTCTTCGGCGGCTGGCATGGCCCGTTCGGCATTCTGCCGCAACTGTCCTTCGTCTGGTTCGCCCTGAAGACTGCGTTCTTCATCATGCTGTTCATCCTGCTGCGCGCCTCTATCCCGCGCCCACGCTATGACCAGGTAATGGACTTCAGCTGGAAATTCTGTCTGCCGCTGACCCTGATCAATTTGCTGGTGACTGCTGCGATTGTGTTGTTGAACACACCGGCAGGCTCGGTTCAGTGA